A part of Rhinatrema bivittatum chromosome 16, aRhiBiv1.1, whole genome shotgun sequence genomic DNA contains:
- the LOC115077329 gene encoding olfactory receptor 6B1-like — translation MMSRNQTIVNEFILLGFPSLQNLYVLLFVVGLVIYIATVTGNIIIIAVIRLDRHLYSPMYFFLSNFSFLEIWYTCNIVPRMLAIFVTKVTSISYVACISQLFLHICLGSAECLVLAVMAFDRYVAICNPLHYTTIMDVRLCFLLAIGAWLVAFMVNLPPLISLSQLHFCGANVINHFFCDAPPLLKLSCTDTHLTELINFIIATTVIVSSFMLIAVSYVLIIVAIVKIPSGRQKAFSTCASHLTVVVLFYGSLMFMYVRPKSTDSFDFNKVISMFYTVVAPVLNPIIYTLRNREVKGVLRKIIGKNKKAGIGAM, via the coding sequence ATGATGAGCAGAAACCAAACTATAGTCAATGAATTTATCCTCCTGGGATTCCCCAGTCTACAGAACCTGTATGTTCTGCTCTTTGTTGTGGGCTTAGTTATTTATATTGCAACTGTGACTGGAAACATCATTATCATTGCGGTAATACGACTGGACCGCCACCTTTATtcacccatgtacttcttcctcagcaatttttcttttctggaaATCTGGTATACTTGCAACATTGTGCCCCGAATGCTTGCCATCTTTGTCACCAAAGTCACCAGCATTTCCTATGTTGCGTGCATCTCTCAGCTATTTTTGCACATTTGTCTGGGATCTGCAGAATGTCTGGTCCTGGCAGTCATGGCATTTGATCGTTATGTAGCCATATGTAACCCGTTGCACTATACCACCATCATGGATGTTAGGCTCTGCTTTTTACTTGCCATTGGGGCTTGGCTGGTTGCTTTCATGGTGAACTTGCCCCCTTTAATTTCCCTCTCTCAATTGCATTTCTGTGGTGCAAATGTCATTAACCATTTTTTCTGTGATGCTCCTCCCCTGCTGAAGCTCTCTTGCACGGACACTCATCTTACTGAGCTCATAAATTTCATCATTGCCACCACAGTGATTGTGAGCTCCTTCATGTTAATTGCAGTATCTTACGTTCTTATTATTGTAGCTATTGTGAAGATTCCATCTGGCAGGCAAAAAGCTTTCTCTACCTGCGCCTCCCACCTAACAGTTGTAGTTTTATTTTATGGAAGTTTGATGTTCATGTACGTAAGGCCAAAGTCAACAGATTCTTTTGATTTCAACAAGGTAATATCTATGTTTTATACTGTGGTGGCTCCAGTGCTGAATCCCATTATTTATACTTTGAGAAACAGGGAGGTGAAAGGAGTCTTGAGAAAAATCATAGGTAAGAACAAGAAAGCTGGCATCGGTGCAATGTAG
- the LOC115077330 gene encoding olfactory receptor 1019-like: protein MNLFESTERKNQTILSEFILLGLSPDPELQTLFFVVFLVLYMITLLGNSAIMAIIRTDPQLHHPMYFFLSNLSFSDLCYSSVTVPKMLADFLEKEKTISFTGCMLQLHFFVLLLGSEGFILATMAYDRYVAICNPLHYSNIMTTNLCILLAAIAWTAAFLNSIIHTTLISQFSFCGSNVINHFSCDIPPLLQLSCSDTFTSIIAIFVTTFCFGISAFSITSMSYIGIISTVLKMRTSQGRQKAFSTCTSHLTVVLLFYVTALFRYTQPYKRYPLEEDRVIFVLYSMVCPMLNPFIYSLRNSQIKGAVRKVIGKMAK from the coding sequence ATGAATCTCTTTGAAAGCACTGAAAGAAAAAATCAAACCATTCTGTCAGAGTTCATCCTCCTGGGGCTTTCACCCGATCCAGAGCTGCAGACGTTATTCTTTGTTGTATTTCTGGTGCTCTATATGATAACCCTATTGGGAAACTCTGCCATCATGGCAATAATAAGGACTGATCCTCAACTTCATCACCCCATGTACTTTTTCTTGAGCAATTTGTCTTTCTCTGATTTGTGCTACTCCTCTGTCACAGTCCCCAAAATGCTGGCCGACTTCTTGGAAAAGGAAAAGACCATTTCTTTCACAGGCTGCATGTTGCAGTTGCACTTCTTTGTCCTCTTGCTTGGTTCAGAGGGTTTTATCCTTGCAACTATGGCTTACGATCGTTACGTGGCGATATGTAACCCCCTGCACTATTCCAACATTATGACCACAAACCTGTGCATTCTGCTGGCCGCCATTGCTTGGACTGCTGCATTTCTGAATTCGATTATTCACACCACTCTGATCTCTCAGTTTTCCTTCTGTGGATCCAATGTCATCAATCACTTTTCCTGTGACATCCCACCACTGTTACAGCTCTCATGCTCAGATACCTTTACCAGCATAATTGCAATATTTGTAACTACTTTTTGCTTTGGGATCAGCGCATTCTCAATAACGTCTATGTCTTACATCGGTATCATTTCAACCGTACTGAAAATGAGGACATCGCAGGGAAGGCagaaggccttctccacctgcacCTCCCACCTCACTGTTGTGCTGTTGTTCTATGTGACTGCTTTATTTAGGTACACGCAACCCTACAAGAGATATCCCTTGGAAGAAGATAGGGTGATCTTTGTGCTGTACTCTATGGTGTGCCCCATGTTAAACCCTTTCATTTATAGTCTGAGAAACAGCCAAATCAAAGGGGCTGTAAGGAAAGTTATAGGAAAGATGGCAAAATGA